The segment AACGTTAAATCCCTCTCTTTCTTGCTCATTTGCCCCGTTAATAATTTAGCACCTGTCAACCTGGCTATTTCATTAGCGTGTTCAACGTATTGAGTGAAGATAATTATCTTCTTGTCCCTTTCCCTTTCAACTATCTCCTTTATCTTAACTAACTTCCCTTTCGTTAAACCCTTTATCATGTTCATAGCGTTGTATACTCTTACAGCTTCTAGCGCTTTTCTGTCACCTTCTCTAGCTCTTCTTAAAACTTCAAGTACTCTCTTACCTTCGGAGAGCGATCTGAACTTCTTAGCCAGGGTATTATACTGCTCTGCCTCTTCCTCGGTCAAGGGTATCTTAACCCTAATCACCTTGAACCTAGCTAGATATCCTTCAACAACTAACTCCTCCACGCCCTTTTGATAGACTAACCCACCCATTAGTCTAAATAGCTCTACGTGCTTTCCATCTGTCCTATAAGGAGTAGCTGATAACCCCATCCTAAATGGAGCTAAGCAAGATAATGCTATCTCCCTGAACCTCTCGGCTGGAAGATGATGTGCCTCATCTATTATCAACAACTTAAACATAGATAATTTATCAATGTGTTTTATAGCCGTCTGATACGTTGTAATTGTAATCGGCTCTATATCTTTTCTTCTGCTATAATATAACCCAATTTTAGGTTGATTCGAGGTGTATTTAGCAATACTTTCCTCCCACTGTTTTAGTTGCTCATTAGTGAAAGAAACTATCAAAGCCGGACCTCCTGTCTCAACTATCCCGGCAATCCCAACTAGCGTCTTACCTGCGCCGGTAGGTAAAGCGATAACACCTCTAAACCCGTTCTCCTTCCATGCTTCGAGAGCTTCGAGTTGATACTGACGAAGATTAACTTTCAATTTCATAGAAAATCGAACATCGGGCAAAACTAGTTTTTGGACTCTCAATCCCTCATTTTCTAATATTTTCCTTAATATATGATAATAATAAGGCCTAGTTCTGTAAATCTTTAGATCTGGATCGTACTGCAGCTTAATTCTATACTTAGCTAATATGTCGGATAAGCGCCTATTAGCCCTCACTATAAGTTTCCCCTTTTCTATCTCAAACGTCACGTTTGGAGCAGATAACTCGTTTTCTAGATAACTTAGAACGTCTTGGTCTAGCTTAACGTTTAGCTCCTTTAGAGTTGAAAGGATTTCATTTAATTCCACACCGTTAGCTCTAGCCCTATCTTCGTCTAACATCAGCTTAGCCCCTCGCTCATCCTCTCCTAGATACCTAGAGAAGGTAATTAACTTGTTAAGCGTTTCATCGCTGAAGGGCTTCACGTAGAAAATCTTCGAGGGCACCAGAAATCACTTCCACGAACATTACCTTTCTATTTTCACTTATTACGCTATTTAGTTTCTTTATGTCGTCTATATTATAAATATAATATTGCTCCCCGTCAGACCTAATGAAGACACCTAGTAAAGGGAGGGAGAGCTCACCTCTGGTCATTATCATTACGTTTAATATTTCCTCTTCTGGACTCAACCTTAGAATCAAACCCATCCCGTTATCTAATGTAAGCCCTAAGAACTCCGCTCCTAAGTATAGAGCTTCAGATATGCCAAGATTTAAGGCTTCCCTTATTCCTTCAGCATTTACGGTCATCTCATTGGGTTTCATTATACTTAATTTTGTATCATGGAATAATATTTTCTATGCAGCGGAAGTACTTCTTAATAATGAGCACGCTTCCTGATATGGAACATGGTAAGGAAATAGCTAAAGCTCTAGTGGAGGAGAGATTGGCCGCTTGTGTGAACCTCATACCTAACTTAACATCCGTATACAGATGGGAAGGGAAGGTAGAAGAAGCAAATGAGGTGCTAGCACTAATAAAGACAGATGATGAGAACTTGGATAGAGCTATTTCTAGATTAAGAGAACTTCATCCCTATAAGGTGCCAGAGATATTGGCGTTGGCAATAGACAATGGTTTTAAGCCATATTTGGAGTGGATTAGTGGGAGTGTATCCAAGTGAAGGTACAAGTAGATGAGGAGTTGATAAGGAAGCTCGAGAGATTAGCTTTAATCTCTTTAAATGAAGAGGAAAGAAAGGAATTTCTCAAAGACTTAAACAAGATCCTTGAATTCTTCAACAAAATTGATGAGCTAAACCTTGAGGGTGTAGAACCTATGTTTCATCCGATCTCTTCAGGGAAGCTTAGGGACGATAAGGTAGACCCTCCATTACCAAGGGATGACGCTTTACTTAACGCTAGGAAGAAAAAGGACGGTTATATAATAGGGCCGAGCACATTAGGTGGTTCCACTTGATAGGCGATTTAGTAAACAGTTTAAAGAGCGGGGACCTGGACCCTAACGAGTACGTTGCTAAGACGTTCGAGAGGATAAGAAAACACGAGGGAAAAATCAAGGCCTTTATAACAATTAGAGATGAGCAAAATATACTTAACGAAGTCAAACAGTCCATAAAGGTTAATGGGAGACTTTCAGGAGTCCTGATAGCCATTAAGGATAACATTTCCACAAAGGGAATCAGGACCACTTGTGCTTCGAGGACACTTGACAACTACGTCCCACCCTATGATGCGACTGTGATATCTAAGCTGAAGAGTGAGGGCGCCGTAATAATAGGTAAGACTAATATGGACGAGTTTGCGATGGGATCTACTACAGAGACTAGTTATTACGGTCCCACCAGGAACCCGTGGGACGTCACTAGAACACCTGGTGGTTCGTCCGGTGGGAGCGCTAGCGCTTTAGCCGCCGGTTACGTTGAGTTAGCCCTTGGATCAGATACGGGAGGTTCCATCAGAACCCCTGCATCGTTCACCTCAACCTACGGTTTGAAACCGTCTTATGGAACCGTTAGTAGATATGGCCTGGTAGCTTATGCAAACAGTCTTGAACAAATAGGTCCTATGGCTAAGAACTCCTCAGATTTAGCTCTATTATTTTCAGTCATAGCTGGCAACGATAATAAGGACGCGACAACAATAAACTTTAACTCCCCTTATCCTGTCTCCGAAGTTTCCATAAAGGGTCTTAAGGTGGGAGTTCTCCTAGATGTAATGAATAACTCCGATCCTGAGGTCAGGTCTATAGTGAGGGACTTCCTGAACAAGATGGCCTCAGAAGGCGCGGTAATAGGTGAAACGGAACTAGGTATGGTAGATTACGTACTGCCCACGTATTACATCATAGCAATGTCAGAAGCTAGTTCAAATTTGTCTAGATATGACGGAGTTAGATACGGTTACTCTACAGACGCCGAGGGTAACTGGAAAGAGGTATTTAGTAAAAATAGAGGGGAAGGGTTCGGGAGAGAAGTGAAAAGAAGGATCCTACTAGGTTCTTTCATATTGAGCGCAGGATATTACGAACAGTTCTACATCAGAGCTCTGAAAACAAGAAGACTTATTCGAGATTCTATCGAAAGGCTGTTTGGTAAATATGATGTGTTGGTCAGTCCAACGTCGCCTGTTCTCCCTCCAAAGATAGGTGAGGTAATAGACGATCCGGTTAAGATGTACGCAATGGATATTGCCACAGTCACTTCCAATTTAGCCGCGATACCTAGCTTATCGTTACCTGCAGGTTTCTATAACGGCCTACCTGTTGGCGTACAGTTTATGGGAAGATACCTATCCGATACCCTGTTAATGGGGATATCCTTGTTTATGGAAAACGTCACCAAACTTAAGGACCTCTCAGCGTTTTAATTTTTCGTTCTAACGAGGTTACAAGTATGTGGACGGTTTCGTTAGAGCCGTTATCTAAGTCTTTAAGGGAAGTTAAAAGTCCTATCACTCAATTTAATCCCTAAAGTATCAAATAAATCTCATAGCTAAGCGTTATAAACTTAGCCGAGTAAACTCTTTAGGTAATCATTACATGGCGGTTAAAGGAAGCTTTAGGATAGATACTTTATCTAAAATTCGTGACGAGATGAGTAAGCAGCGATACCATCTCATAGGAGGGCATAGCGCATATAAGAAATGCCATTGGACCCACGAGGCTCTAACTAGTGGAAGGTATTGCTATAAAGGTAAGTTTTACGGAATTGAGAGCCACAGATGCGTTCAAATGACTCCAGTGAGCATGTGGTGCTGGTTCAGATGTATACATTGCTGGAGATTGGAGCCAGAGGATGTAGGTCTAGAGTGGGACGAGACTAAAATGCCTTATATGGATGACCCGGAGTATATAGTAGAAAGGTCGATAGAGGAGCACAAGAGATCCGTCTCTGGTTATTTAGGAAGGACCGGAGTGAGCAAGGACAAAGCCTTAGAGGCAATGAAACCGTCTCACGTTGCGATAAGCCTAACGGGCGAGCCAACGTTGTATGAAAGACTTGGTGAACTAATAAGGGAATATCATAAACGCGGAATAACCACTTTTCTGGTCACTAGCGGTGTGAGACCTGATGTGCTAGCTTCGCTTGAGGAGGAACCAACTCAACTTTTCGTCTCATTACAAGCTCCTGATGAACAGAAACATAAGCTTATCAATAGACCAGTAGTGGGAAATTCATGGAACCTGGTCATGAAGACGTTAGAGATATTGCCTAGCTTTAGTTCACCGACTGTAATAAGAATGACGATGATGAAGGACGTAAACATGAGCGAAGAGGACGCCAAAGAGTTCTCCAGACTCATGACGATTGCCATGCCAACATACATTGAAGTTAAAGCTTACATGCACGTTGGTCCCTCCACTTATAGGCTAACCAAAGATGCTATGCCTAGGCACGCTGAGATCAGACTTTTCTCTCAAAAATTGGCCGAACTAACTGGTTACAAAATAATTTCTGAACATGCCCCAAGCAGAATTGTATTATTAAGTAGATTAGATAGACCGATGCAGATAGGTAAAGCTTGGACAGACAAATGGGATTGGAAAACTCAGGATACTCAGGACGACATTAACGGAGAATATAAGGAAGCTGAAACCGGTTGCACTGAAGAAGGGCAATAAATATGAGCGATGAGTGTATAATCGCGAGGATAGTTCTTCTTTCCTTAAAGAAGAAGGAGCTCACCCAGCAGGATATAGCCAACGAGCTTAAGATGTCTCAACAATCAGTATCTAGAAAACTGAAGGAACTTGAAGAGAGGAACCTAATAAGAAGATCTTTGTCCAAAGAAGGGGAAATGATAAGACTAGCAGAAAACGGAGAGAAGCTATTAGAGGACTGTATCTATATGCTAAGATCCACTATAATCTCTTCTCACGTGTTGGAAATAAGAGGGAGGGCAACGTCTGGATTAGGAGAGGGACGCATATTTCTCTCCCTTCCCTATTATATGGAATCGTTCAAGAAGTTTCTGGGGTTTGAGCCGTTCCCTGGTACCCTCAATCTTACTATTTATGATAGAACTTCCCTGGAGAACAGACTTATGCTAGACGTATCAAAGGCTGTAAATATACCAGAACACAAAGAGGAAAACAGAGTGCTGGGAGCGGTGAGGGCGTTCCCAGCCTCGGTTAACGGACTGAAACCTGCTGCTGTGGTTTTCCCACTTAGGAGCGTTCATCCTAAAAGCGTAATTGAGGTGATAGCTCCCTATAATCTAAGAAAGGAGCTTAATATTAAAGATGGTGACGAGGTCTTAATTGAGGCTTACGCGTGATTGCAGTATCTGTCAGCTATCTCCTTAATTATAGACGATGTGCTGCTATGTTTCCATCTATCTATCCTTTGTTCCAACCTTGCTACTTCAACTACCAGACCTCTTTTGGCCAGTTCCTCCTTTAACTTGTTTTCGTCCACATGTTGATCTGGGCCTAGAAATACTATATCAGGTCTCACCCTTTCCACACTCTTCAAGAAATCGTTTTCGTCTCCGAGGAAAGCCTCATGTACATATTTAATGCCTTTAACGACTTCCAACCTCTGATTCTCATCGTTTATCGGCTTACGACCTTTCACTCTTTCAGCGTTCTTATCCCTAGATACTGCAACGTAGACCCTTCCAAGAGACGAGGCTCTCCTAAGGAACTCTATATGGCCTGGGTGAATGATATCAAACGTGCCTCCGACGAACACCTTCTTCTCCTTTGTCCCTTCTATTATCTTCAATGCATCGATTAGTCCCTCAGCGTACACTATATCAACAAGTGCTGTTTCTAGATCTCCCTTCTCTAGATAAAATTTAGCGTCGCTCGTGTATTGCTTGGCGAGGCTTATTACCCTTTGATCTTCTTTTTCAATCTTTTTAAGAGTTTCCTCCATGTTGGCAATGTATTTTACAACCCTGTCTCTTAGATCAGACATCTCAACCCCTCTAACTCCATGTCATATAGGTTTCTAGCTGGAATTATTATAATATGCGGGGGTTTCCCAAATTTTTCGTTTATAGCAGAGCTAATTGTCATTGACCTTATCCTCTCGTCGTCACATCCTAACCTTTCACCTATTATAACTAAGTCCTCTTGTGAGATCGCGTTTTGTTTCATTTCCATCTCCATTTGAACCAGATATTTCAGTGCTAAGTCCGCAGTCATTACTCCGCCCTCCTTCAAGTCCAGATATACCATTGTGTGAAGTCCTTGATCTCTGTTACTTTTTATCACCTTATACGGCGTAACGTCTACCTTACCGAGTGCAGGGAAGGCAACGGTAACTGACTTACCGAATTTATAAGATGATAAAAGCGATTTGGAAATCATATAACAGTGTACTGACATTCCAGGAACTACGATAACTGTATGTCCTCTCTGCCTAGCTCCTACGGCCAAACTAACGTGAGTGGTAGCTATCATCGGATCTCCTATTACGGCAACACCAACGTTTTTCCCTGTATCTAGCAGTTTATATATCTCCTTCTCTCTGTTTTCTAAAACGTCTCTATTGCCAGGTATCACATCCTTACCAGACAATTGCCTAAGTAAATCTTCTGTAATGTCACAACTAATAGATGTGTAAACGTCGGCGTATATCACGTCGGATTTCCTCATAGCGTCTATGGAGGCGTTTGTAAGAAATCTTTTTGAAAGCCCGAGTCCTATAAAGTATATATTAGACATGAACTTTGTATAATGAGGCCAAGATTAAGGGTGTTTATGCTTTATGAAGATCTTAGAGGGATTAGAGATAGAGGAGGACTTGCCTGTATTATACTCGAGACAGCTTAACTCAGTTATCCTCTCTGACGTACATATAGGCTTTGAAGAGGAGATGGCTTCCAAAGGGATTTTCCTCCCTAGAATACAAAAAAAGAGGTTTCTCTCCATCTACAAGAGGGCTCTTAACGTATTCAAGACTAGAAAGATTGTAATTAACGGTGATATGAAACATAAGTTCAACGGTTTAGGTAGGCAGGAAAAGGATGATTTAACCGATATTTTCAAGGACATGAAAGAGAATGGAGTCTCTGTTAGCCTAATTAAAGGTAATCACGACAACTACATCTCATTAGTTGCTGAGAAGTTTGATAACGTTGAATTGCTAGATCAACTAGAGCAAGATAACGTCTACGTATACCACGGCCATCGAGAGGTAGAGATTAAGGAAGGCAAGATTTACGTAATAGGACATGAACACCCTAGGATATCTATAAGGGACAAGTTAGGTTTCTCTAGGAAATTCCCATGTTTTCTAGTTTCTCCGATACAAAACAACTCTTACGTGGTGACTTTGCCAGCACTAGGCGGATATCAATCGGGCAACGATGTCTCTTTAATACACTCAAACTACATGAGCTACCTAATGAGGAAGTATGCAGTTCTAGAGAAGACCAAGCCATTTATAATAATCGAGAATGAAGGAATAATGGAGTTCCCGGAATTAGGTCTACTAAAAAATATTATTTTTTAGACTAAAATGTACATCGTCTCGCGAATATCATAGGAGTACATCTATATCAAGTGAGTCTATAATTTCCTTATATCTGTTCCTTATTGTAACCTCAGTTACTTTTAAGGATTCTGCCATCTCTTTCTGCGTTTTCTTTGTATCAAGCAGCGCGCTGACTAGGTAGACTATTGCAGCGGCGGTAGGTAAATAACCCTTTCCGCTTGTCAAACCAGATCTATAGAGGAGCTCAGCTATCTCAGCAGCTTTAGTCTCCACAGGTTGAGGTAGGTTAGTCTTGCCTACAATCTTTGGAATATATTCTAGAGGTGTGGGAGCCCTGTTAGGATAACTGTTAATTATCTGCTTCTCTGGGCGCGTCAGACCAATATCACTCTTTAACACGAGCTGCACTCTCTCTAAGCAATCCCAAATCGTTTTAGAGCTAGCGTTATACATCTCCTTTATCTCGTTAAGTTGTACAGGTATTCTGTTCATCCTAGCCACATAAAACAACGTTATACCTACAAGCACGTACATGTCTATCCTTCTAGCTAACCCCATCTCAACTAGTCTTCTAATTACAAATGCTGCCTCTTCTTTGACATAGTTAGGTAATCCCATCCTAGCCGCTTCGCCATTAAGTATAGAGAGGAACGTCACAAGCTTCTTGTCTTTTGATGTTACTCTTGATTTGTTTTGTAGCCTTTGAAGTCTGATAACCTTAAGCCTGTCCTTAACCTTCCCACCTCCTATCACCGTAGTGAATCCTTTATCATGAACTCTCTCAGTCACCCCAGACCCGACTCTCCTCTTCTTGTTTCTGTCAGCGGA is part of the Metallosphaera cuprina Ar-4 genome and harbors:
- a CDS encoding DEAD/DEAH box helicase, giving the protein MPSKIFYVKPFSDETLNKLITFSRYLGEDERGAKLMLDEDRARANGVELNEILSTLKELNVKLDQDVLSYLENELSAPNVTFEIEKGKLIVRANRRLSDILAKYRIKLQYDPDLKIYRTRPYYYHILRKILENEGLRVQKLVLPDVRFSMKLKVNLRQYQLEALEAWKENGFRGVIALPTGAGKTLVGIAGIVETGGPALIVSFTNEQLKQWEESIAKYTSNQPKIGLYYSRRKDIEPITITTYQTAIKHIDKLSMFKLLIIDEAHHLPAERFREIALSCLAPFRMGLSATPYRTDGKHVELFRLMGGLVYQKGVEELVVEGYLARFKVIRVKIPLTEEEAEQYNTLAKKFRSLSEGKRVLEVLRRAREGDRKALEAVRVYNAMNMIKGLTKGKLVKIKEIVERERDKKIIIFTQYVEHANEIARLTGAKLLTGQMSKKERDLTLDEFKNQKSGVLVLTTVGDEGLDIPDASVGILVAGTSSRRQYVQRLGRLLRNNSGGKVAVLYELIAKGTSEEYQSKVRRSTPFDSLIYSFDDKK
- the cutA gene encoding divalent-cation tolerance protein CutA → MQRKYFLIMSTLPDMEHGKEIAKALVEERLAACVNLIPNLTSVYRWEGKVEEANEVLALIKTDDENLDRAISRLRELHPYKVPEILALAIDNGFKPYLEWISGSVSK
- the gatC gene encoding Asp-tRNA(Asn) amidotransferase subunit GatC, encoding MKVQVDEELIRKLERLALISLNEEERKEFLKDLNKILEFFNKIDELNLEGVEPMFHPISSGKLRDDKVDPPLPRDDALLNARKKKDGYIIGPSTLGGST
- the gatA gene encoding Asp-tRNA(Asn)/Glu-tRNA(Gln) amidotransferase subunit GatA, whose translation is MIGDLVNSLKSGDLDPNEYVAKTFERIRKHEGKIKAFITIRDEQNILNEVKQSIKVNGRLSGVLIAIKDNISTKGIRTTCASRTLDNYVPPYDATVISKLKSEGAVIIGKTNMDEFAMGSTTETSYYGPTRNPWDVTRTPGGSSGGSASALAAGYVELALGSDTGGSIRTPASFTSTYGLKPSYGTVSRYGLVAYANSLEQIGPMAKNSSDLALLFSVIAGNDNKDATTINFNSPYPVSEVSIKGLKVGVLLDVMNNSDPEVRSIVRDFLNKMASEGAVIGETELGMVDYVLPTYYIIAMSEASSNLSRYDGVRYGYSTDAEGNWKEVFSKNRGEGFGREVKRRILLGSFILSAGYYEQFYIRALKTRRLIRDSIERLFGKYDVLVSPTSPVLPPKIGEVIDDPVKMYAMDIATVTSNLAAIPSLSLPAGFYNGLPVGVQFMGRYLSDTLLMGISLFMENVTKLKDLSAF
- the twy1 gene encoding 4-demethylwyosine synthase TYW1, yielding MAVKGSFRIDTLSKIRDEMSKQRYHLIGGHSAYKKCHWTHEALTSGRYCYKGKFYGIESHRCVQMTPVSMWCWFRCIHCWRLEPEDVGLEWDETKMPYMDDPEYIVERSIEEHKRSVSGYLGRTGVSKDKALEAMKPSHVAISLTGEPTLYERLGELIREYHKRGITTFLVTSGVRPDVLASLEEEPTQLFVSLQAPDEQKHKLINRPVVGNSWNLVMKTLEILPSFSSPTVIRMTMMKDVNMSEEDAKEFSRLMTIAMPTYIEVKAYMHVGPSTYRLTKDAMPRHAEIRLFSQKLAELTGYKIISEHAPSRIVLLSRLDRPMQIGKAWTDKWDWKTQDTQDDINGEYKEAETGCTEEGQ
- a CDS encoding DUF120 domain-containing protein, with amino-acid sequence MSDECIIARIVLLSLKKKELTQQDIANELKMSQQSVSRKLKELEERNLIRRSLSKEGEMIRLAENGEKLLEDCIYMLRSTIISSHVLEIRGRATSGLGEGRIFLSLPYYMESFKKFLGFEPFPGTLNLTIYDRTSLENRLMLDVSKAVNIPEHKEENRVLGAVRAFPASVNGLKPAAVVFPLRSVHPKSVIEVIAPYNLRKELNIKDGDEVLIEAYA
- a CDS encoding DUF357 domain-containing protein, translated to MSDLRDRVVKYIANMEETLKKIEKEDQRVISLAKQYTSDAKFYLEKGDLETALVDIVYAEGLIDALKIIEGTKEKKVFVGGTFDIIHPGHIEFLRRASSLGRVYVAVSRDKNAERVKGRKPINDENQRLEVVKGIKYVHEAFLGDENDFLKSVERVRPDIVFLGPDQHVDENKLKEELAKRGLVVEVARLEQRIDRWKHSSTSSIIKEIADRYCNHA
- the dph5 gene encoding diphthine synthase, which translates into the protein MSNIYFIGLGLSKRFLTNASIDAMRKSDVIYADVYTSISCDITEDLLRQLSGKDVIPGNRDVLENREKEIYKLLDTGKNVGVAVIGDPMIATTHVSLAVGARQRGHTVIVVPGMSVHCYMISKSLLSSYKFGKSVTVAFPALGKVDVTPYKVIKSNRDQGLHTMVYLDLKEGGVMTADLALKYLVQMEMEMKQNAISQEDLVIIGERLGCDDERIRSMTISSAINEKFGKPPHIIIIPARNLYDMELEGLRCLI
- a CDS encoding metallophosphoesterase, which produces MKILEGLEIEEDLPVLYSRQLNSVILSDVHIGFEEEMASKGIFLPRIQKKRFLSIYKRALNVFKTRKIVINGDMKHKFNGLGRQEKDDLTDIFKDMKENGVSVSLIKGNHDNYISLVAEKFDNVELLDQLEQDNVYVYHGHREVEIKEGKIYVIGHEHPRISIRDKLGFSRKFPCFLVSPIQNNSYVVTLPALGGYQSGNDVSLIHSNYMSYLMRKYAVLEKTKPFIIIENEGIMEFPELGLLKNIIF
- a CDS encoding transcription initiation factor IIB, which codes for MKCQVCGGEEIIFDPSRGIYVCKNDGVVVEDHIIDQGPEWREFDSADRNKKRRVGSGVTERVHDKGFTTVIGGGKVKDRLKVIRLQRLQNKSRVTSKDKKLVTFLSILNGEAARMGLPNYVKEEAAFVIRRLVEMGLARRIDMYVLVGITLFYVARMNRIPVQLNEIKEMYNASSKTIWDCLERVQLVLKSDIGLTRPEKQIINSYPNRAPTPLEYIPKIVGKTNLPQPVETKAAEIAELLYRSGLTSGKGYLPTAAAIVYLVSALLDTKKTQKEMAESLKVTEVTIRNRYKEIIDSLDIDVLL